A stretch of DNA from Pongo abelii isolate AG06213 chromosome 10, NHGRI_mPonAbe1-v2.0_pri, whole genome shotgun sequence:
TCCCTGTCCGGGAGTCCCCCCATCACCACTTAGCGGAAAGCTTCCTCTTCCTGCCCCAAGTCAGCCCCATGGACTCTGGGCCCTGGGGCTGCATCCTCACTTACAGAGATGGCTTCAATGTCTCCATCATGTATAACCTCACTGTTCTGGGTAACTCCCCCACTCTGCTTCACACTTGACCACAACTCCTTCCTGCCCCCCTTGTCACCTCCCCTAACTATGGGTCCCCAAACCAGGTTCTCGGCAGCGAGTGGCCTACGTCATTGCTGTGGGTCTCACTGTTCGACCCCTTCATACTGCTGGCAGCCTCGCAGCTGCCATCACCCCTTCTTGCTTCTCCCGTGGCCTTCCAGCGTCATTGCCAGCCTTCCCTCTCCTTCTGGCTAAGCCCACTTGCTGGGTTTCTGAGCACCCTCAGCTCATCACCTTATTCTGCTCCTTAGCACTCTTATGAGCCAGACCGTCTcctgcattctcctgcctcccttcttGCAGCCCCAGCACTCCTTCCCCACTGCAGCACCCAGCTTTagctttgggttttcttttctcttcaggTCTGGAGCCCCCAACTCCCTTGACAGTGTACGCTGGAGCAGGTTCCAGGGTGGAGCTGCCCTGCCGCCTGCCTCCTGGTGTGGGGACCCCATCTTTCCTCACTGCCAGGTGGACTCCTCCTGAGGGAGGCCCTGACCTCCTGGTGACTGGAGACAATGGCGACTTTACCCTTCGACTAGAGGATGTGAGCCAGGCCCAGGCTGGGACCTACACCTGCCATATCCATCTGCAGGGACAGCAGCTCAGTGCCACTGTCACATTGGCAATCATCACAGGTCAGCCTCAGGTGGGAAAGGAGTAGCTCCCCTCCCAGGGGAGAAAGGACAGGGAGGAAAGGCTGGCGGGGCAAAGACTAGGCAAACCCACCCTGTGATGCCAGGCCACTGGCACAAGTTCTAGAGCCTGCCCATCTCGGCCCCCACTTTTCTCACCCCCATAATAAAGAAACGAAACTGAAAATCTCCTCTTGAGTCACAAGATAAAAGTTCCACTGTTCTCTATGGGACTCCCCTGCTCTCAATTGGCGGGAGGGTCTGGGAAGTTAGAAGGAAAGGTGACAAAAATTCTGAATGGTTCAAAAGAGGTAGAATGTATTTCTAGAATCCTTGTCTACTTTACGGCCAGGGCTTGGGTTAAAGTTGCAGGAAGTGGCCTGGATTTGGGAGGAGAGAATAAATCCGTCCCTtggtcagcaaatatttactgagcaaggGTTTTCCAAGACAGtataaaacaaacacagaaaaaagaatactCAGAGAGTATGTGTTGACTGGTTGATAACTATCAGCCATGACAGATTAGCCATGTCTGTAGCACTCACCTGCGGCCACTAAGTAGTAGCACCCCACGGCAGGTGCTTAATAATGTATGTATAGAGGTTGAATGAATACGTGAACATGCTAATGGATAATACATCTCCTGAAGGCCAATCCTGAGTTTTCACTTGCTTTCTGGATACCTCTAACTAGATATTATACCACCTCTCAGCCGCCTCACCCTGAACCCCATCTTTTTCTCCCACCAATCCCCTTGCTGACTCAGCCTGTCAGTAATCCACTGGTATCCACTCACCTCGAAACCTGGCCTCCTCCTCTCTACATCCCATCAGTCATCACAGTCCACCAGTTCTTTCTGTCCAATGCCTTCTTGAAGGTCGACTGTTTTATGTAGACAGCTCAATGAGAGAGATACCATTACCCCTGAAGACTTTCTCAAAACAGCTGGGAAGTGCCAGACTCTGGGTCTAAACTCAGGTGTCTGCATCACCAAATCACTCTCCAGGACACTACTCAGATGCCCTTCACCCTTTgtctcctcccacccacccatctcTCACTTTACAACTTGGAGAACGCTCTGTCTCTAGATGAATGGGTCAGTTCCCTGTTCTCTATACATTCAGAAAGGGGGATGATGTTCGTTCAGGGGGCACCACAAGGCAGGAGACACTGATGTGAGCCATGTCATGGAAGTTCCAAAATTGTGAAGTTGATGGGGGTCAGCTCATCTGACCGATTTTGAGGGTTCTGAGCATTTGAGTAGAAAGTAACGTAAAAGAATCTGTAATAGTATTTATTCTGTGGTCTGCCAGGGCTGGTTTGAGTGTGAAGGCAGTAGGGAGCCTGGAAATGTTTTGAGCAGGGGAGGGAGCTGACTAGAGCATTGTCTGAATAAGATAAATGTGGCCggcagggcatgatggctcacacctgtaatcccagcactttgagaggctgaggcaagaggagcacttgagtccaggaattccagactagcctgggcaacacggtgaaaatGCATCtgtataaaatgtaataaaaaattaaatagaaagaaaaagatgaacgTGGCCATGACCCCTGATGTCCTTCCCCAACCTCACCTGGCCAGAACCCAAGTGAGTGCAGGGTGATTGAGACTTGGGGTTCAACCTGTGGTCTCACGTAAGGGGGGCAGAACCCCAAAAGAACTCTTCCTTCTACTCTTTCCAGTGACTCCCAAATCCTTTGGGTCACCTGGATCCCTGGGGAAGCTGCTTTGTGAGGTGACTCCAGTATCTGGACAAGAACGCTTTGTGTGGAGCCCTCTGGACACCCCATCCCAGAGGAGTTTCTCAGGACCTTGGCTGGAGGCACAGGAGGCCCAGCTCCTTTCCCAGCCTTGGCAATGCCAGCTGTACCGGGGGGAGAGGCTTCTCGGAGCAGCAGTATACATCACAGAGCTGTCTAGCCCAGGTCTGTGGGCCGAGGCCCCAAAATGCCAGGACCCAAACGCCACAGCAATAATCTTTATCCCCCTTCCAGAACAGCCCCTGCCACCCCCATCCCAGCGCTTTTCTTTCCAGTCAGGGACCTGATCTCTGGCTTTTGCCTGGGGTTGACCCGTTTCCGCCACTAATCAGCTGAATGACCCTGGGACAAGTCCCTTAAACTCTCTGGATCTCATTGCATCTGTAAAGTCTGAGAGAGTGACAAAGTGTCCTTTCTAGCCCTGACCCTATGCCTCATCCGGTACTTTCTCCATAGGTGCCCAACGCTCTGGGAGAGCCCCAGGTGCCCTCCAAGCAGGCCACCTCCTGCTGTTTCTCATCCTTGGTATCCTTTCTCTGCTCCTTTTGGTGACTGGAGCCTTTGGCTTTCACCTTTGGAGAAGACAGGTGAGCCAGGGACATGCCAACCCCACCCCCCAGCAGCTCCAGCTCTTCCATCCTCAGAGTGCTGATGGCACCCCTTCCTCAGGAAGGTGACCAAATGGGACCCTGAACTTGCCCTCAGAGCCCCCCTTCTTCATAAACCTCTCACTCCAGGGACGGCTTGTGCCTGGGTAGGCTGGAAGGGGGGTTGAGAGAAAGCCAGGACCAGATGGGGAGGGCAGGGGGACTGAGAAAAAATAGATGGACTCAGTGTCCCTCCTCATCCGTTTCCCTTCATCCTTCTCCTTCcactctccgtctctctctccatctcttctcACAGTGGCGACCAAGAAGATTTTCTGCCTTAGAGCAAGGGATTCACCCTCCGCAGGCTCAGAGCAAGATAGAGGAGCTGGAGCAAGAACCGGAGCTGGAGCCGGAGCCGGAACCAGAGCCCGAGCTGGGGCCGGAGCCCGAGCTGGGGCCCCAGCCCGAGCCGGAACAGCTCTGACCTGGAGCTGAGGCAGCCAGCAGATCTCAGCAGCCCAGTCCAAATAAACTCCCTGTCAGCAGCAAGCCTGAGTCTGGCTCTTTCTTGTCCAAGTGAAGGTTCCCGTCTCTCCCCAGCCTCTGAGggctcccttctcccaccctagcctcctaACCTACTTTCCCCAGCCAGCCTCCCTCACCTTCCCCTTTTCTGTTTCTGGCTGCTTCGTGTTTCTTTCTTGGTCTGTCTCTCTTGcgctcactctctctttctctctcctgggtAATCATTTCTCTGAAGCTCCCCCCAAAAAGCCCTTGCCCCTTGCCTCCGCAGTTCTCTCCTCCGTCCTTCCACCCACCT
This window harbors:
- the LAG3 gene encoding lymphocyte activation gene 3 protein isoform X1 yields the protein MWEAQFLGLLFLQPLWVAPVKPLQPGAEVPVVWAQEGAPAQLPCSPTIPLQDLSLLRRAGVTWQHQPDSGPPAPAPGHPLAPGPHPAAPSWGPRPRRYTVLSVGPGGLRSGRLPLQPRVQLDERGRQRGDFSLWLRPARRADAGEYRAAVHLRDRALSCRLRLRLGQASMTASPPGSLRTSDWVILNCSFSRPDRPASVHWFRNRGQGRVPVRESPHHHLAESFLFLPQVSPMDSGPWGCILTYRDGFNVSIMYNLTVLGLEPPTPLTVYAGAGSRVELPCRLPPGVGTPSFLTARWTPPEGGPDLLVTGDNGDFTLRLEDVSQAQAGTYTCHIHLQGQQLSATVTLAIITVTPKSFGSPGSLGKLLCEVTPVSGQERFVWSPLDTPSQRSFSGPWLEAQEAQLLSQPWQCQLYRGERLLGAAVYITELSSPGAQRSGRAPGALQAGHLLLFLILGILSLLLLVTGAFGFHLWRRQWRPRRFSALEQGIHPPQAQSKIEELEQEPELEPEPEPEPELGPEPELGPQPEPEQL
- the LAG3 gene encoding lymphocyte activation gene 3 protein isoform X2, producing the protein MWEAQFLGLLFLQPLWVAPVKPLQPGAEVPVVWAQEGAPAQLPCSPTIPLQDLSLLRRAGVTWQHQPDSGPPAPAPGHPLAPGPHPAAPSWGPRPRRYTVLSVGPGGLRSGRLPLQPRVQLDERGRQRGDFSLWLRPARRADAGEYRAAVHLRDRALSCRLRLRLGQASMTASPPGSLRTSDWVILNCSFSRPDRPASVHWFRNRGQGRVPVRESPHHHLAESFLFLPQVSPMDSGPWGCILTYRDGFNVSIMYNLTVLGLEPPTPLTVYAGAGSRVELPCRLPPGVGTPSFLTARWTPPEGGPDLLVTGDNGDFTLRLEDVSQAQAGTYTCHIHLQGQQLSATVTLAIITVTPKSFGSPGSLGKLLCEVTPVSGQERFVWSPLDTPSQRSFSGPWLEAQEAQLLSQPWQCQLYRGERLLGAAVYITELSSPVATKKIFCLRARDSPSAGSEQDRGAGARTGAGAGAGTRARAGAGARAGAPARAGTALTWS
- the LAG3 gene encoding lymphocyte activation gene 3 protein isoform X3, yielding MWEAQFLGLLFLQPLWVAPVKPLQPGAEVPVVWAQEGAPAQLPCSPTIPLQDLSLLRRAGVTWQHQPDSGPPAPAPGHPLAPGPHPAAPSWGPRPRRYTVLSVGPGGLRSGRLPLQPRVQLDERGRQRGDFSLWLRPARRADAGEYRAAVHLRDRALSCRLRLRLGQASMTASPPGSLRTSDWVILNCSFSRPDRPASVHWFRNRGQGRVPVRESPHHHLAESFLFLPQVSPMDSGPWGCILTYRDGFNVSIMYNLTVLGLEPPTPLTVYAGAGSRVELPCRLPPGVGTPSFLTARWTPPEGGPDLLVTGDNGDFTLRLEDVSQAQAGTYTCHIHLQGQQLSATVTLAIITGAQRSGRAPGALQAGHLLLFLILGILSLLLLVTGAFGFHLWRRQWRPRRFSALEQGIHPPQAQSKIEELEQEPELEPEPEPEPELGPEPELGPQPEPEQL